A genome region from Manihot esculenta cultivar AM560-2 chromosome 5, M.esculenta_v8, whole genome shotgun sequence includes the following:
- the LOC110614898 gene encoding heat stress transcription factor B-4: MALMLDNCEGILLSLDSHKSVPAPFLTKTYQLVDDPTTDHIVSWGEDDTTFIVWRPPEFARDLLPNYFKHNNFSSFVRQLNTYGFRKIVPDRWEFANEFFKKGEKRLLCEIHRRKSAQPQVAINHHNHHHPHSPLGVNGPSFFPFSSRVSISPSDSDEQPNNWCDSPPLSSPRGGANASVSNGGGYNSSVTALLEDNERLRRNNNILVSELAHMRKLYNDIIYFVQNHVKPVTSSNSYPSSLLLCAPTSTANPFSSNGSLIQKPLNQLFGCYPSTNTKQIPQVQVLNSPSTTSKSSLTVLEDSNNNSCKTKLFGVPLQSKKRLHSECGSNSGNMEASKARLVLEKDELRLNLMPPSTC, encoded by the exons ATGGCACTTATGCTCGACAACTGTGAAGGAATTTTGCTGTCTTTAGACTCGCACAAATCGGTCCCAGCTCCATTTCTTACCAAAACATACCAATTGGTTGATGATCCCACCACCGACCACATTGTCTCTTGGGGTGAAGATGATACAACTTTCATCGTTTGGAGGCCGCCGGAGTTCGCCCGAGATCTCCTCCCTAACTATTTCAAGCATAATAACTTCTCTAGTTTTGTCAGGCAACTCAATACCTAT GGTTTTAGGAAGATTGTACCTGACAGAtgggagttcgcaaatgagtttttCAAGAAAGGAGAGAAGCGTTTACTCTGCGAAATCCATAGAAGAAAATCAGCTCAGCCGCAAGTAGCCATTAATCACCACAATCATCATCACCCACATTCTCCTCTTGGTGTTAATGGGCCCAGTTTCTTTCCATTTTCAAGCCGAGTTAGCATCTCGCCATCTGATTCAGACGAACAACCCAACAACTGGTGTGACTCGCCACCTCTCTCTTCGCCGAGAGGAGGGGCTAATGCTTCAGTTAGTAATGGAGGTGGATACAACAGCTCAGTCACTGCCTTATTAGAGGATAACGAGAGACTAAGGAGAAACAATAATATTCTTGTGTCTGAGCTTGCACACATGAGAAAGCTTTACAATGATATCATATACTTTGTCCAAAATCACGTCAAGCCTGTGACGTCGAGCAATTCCTATCCTTCTTCTCTGCTTCTTTGTGCCCCAACATCTACAGCTAATCCTTTTTCTTCTAACGGTTCTCTGATACAAAAGCCATTAAACCAGCTTTTTGGATGTTACCCTTCCACTAACACTAAGCAAATTCCTCAAGTTCAAGTTTTAAACTCTCCTAGTACAACTTCAAAGAGCTCTTTAACAGTTCTTGAAGATTCCAACAACAATAGCTGCAAGACGAAGTTGTTTGGCGTCCCTTTGCAATCCAAGAAAAGATTGCACTCGGAGTGTGGTTCTAATTCAGGAAACATGGAGGCTAGTAAAGCTCGTTTGGTGTTGGAAAAAGATGAATTAAGGTTGAATTTGATGCCCCCTTCAACATGTTAG
- the LOC110614273 gene encoding transcription factor HEC2, with amino-acid sequence MDVDQLKSATEDQMQMMMMDKLPEFYGACHEVVDLALPPEFAGATTATTTDCAGSDAILNFINNPRISSLPSFTAIPFQEDSPPPAFPSNPSTARCRAAGEFSGPKSYSTPSQKNSMAAMREMIFRMAVMQPIHIDPESVKPPKRRNVKVSKDPQTVAARHRRERISEKIRILQRLVPGGTKMDTASMLDEAIHYVKFLKNQVQSLERVQANSSSTGIGFPVAMSSGSFLSKGKTYLQ; translated from the coding sequence ATGGATGTTGACCAGTTAAAGTCTGCAACAGAAGATCAGATgcagatgatgatgatggacAAGCTCCCTGAGTTCTACGGTGCTTGTCATGAAGTTGTTGATTTAGCTCTGCCACCTGAGTTTGCTGGTGCAACTACTGCTACTACAACCGACTGCGCTGGTTCTGATGCTATCttgaattttatcaataatcCACGTATCAGCAGCTTGCCTTCTTTCACGGCCATACCATTTCAAGAGGATTCGCCACCGCCTGCTTTCCCGTCAAATCCATCCACAGCAAGATGTAGAGCTGCCGGAGAATTCTCAGGTCCAAAATCTTATTCTACGCCATCGCAGAAGAATTCAATGGCAGCAATGAGGGAGATGATATTTAGAATGGCAGTCATGCAACCAATTCACATAGACCCAGAATCTGTGAAGCCACCAAAGCGTAGAAACGTGAAGGTTTCAAAAGATCCTCAAACTGTGGCTGCACGCCATAGAAGGGAGAGGATAAGCGAGAAAATAAGGATTCTTCAAAGATTAGTCCCTGGAGGTACCAAAATGGACACGGCATCCATGTTAGATGAAGCAATTCACTATGTGAAATTCTTGAAGAACCAAGTGCAGTCCTTGGAAAGAGTTCAAGCTAACAGCTCATCAACTGGGATTGGATTCCCTGTGGCAATGTCCAGTGGAAGCTTCCTTTCTAAGGGGAAAACTTACCTGCAGTAA
- the LOC110615116 gene encoding triacylglycerol lipase OBL1 has product MAGGSSEAGEDFCDNKLLLDPEEASFFELIYLLISSDVKSRRFVECPEEQRLRDFSHRWLIFISVVAQKFLLYCRNPMAHIGHAIETWLNLVSINGGLFRLILKSLKGDVAWPDRLSARFTSLVGNLDSRVEMDRSIRAGHRKYKSSLALMAAKLSYENEAFIKSIITDHWNMKFLGFYNFWNEHQKLHSTQAFMLENTDLNLIVVAFRGTNPFDAYAWCTDVDFSWYELQGMGKIHRGFMHALGLQKNGWPTEIEPNKDHLYAYYEIRRLLRDILSKNEKAKFIVTGHSLGGALAILFVGVLAIHKEAWLLDRMEGVYTFGQPRVGDREFGSFMEDKLKENDVRYLRYVYCNDMVPRLPYDDSTLFYKHFGPCLYYNSLYQGKVLWEEPNKNYFNLFWVIPKNLNAMWELIRSFIIPCLKGQSYIEGWFMRVFRIIGLAIPGLSAHTPQDYDNSTRLGSLPQLQLHQD; this is encoded by the exons ATGGCAGGTGGTAGCTCTGAAGCTGGTGAAGATTTCTGTGACAATAAGTTGTTGCTTGATCCAGAGGAAGCAAGCTTTTTCGAACTGATTTATCTCCTAATTTCTTCTGATGTAAAAAGCAGAAGATTTGTGGAGTGCCCAGAAGAGCAAAGGCTGAGAGATTTCAGTCATCGATGGCTTATTTTCATCTCCGTTGTTGCTCAAAAGTTCCTTCTCTATTGCAGAAATCCCATGGCTCATATAGGGCATGCAATAGAGACGTGGTTGAATCTTGTGTCGATCAACGGTGGGCTTTTCAGGCTGATCCTGAAATCTTTGAAAG GAGATGTCGCGTGGCCAGACAGATTATCGGCGAGGTTCACGTCGCTGGTGGGAAATCTTGACAGCAGAGTAGAAATGGATAGGAGTATAAGAGCTGGTCACAGAAAATATAAATCATCTCTTGCTTTGATGGCTGCCAAATTGTCATATGAGAATGAAGCCTTCATCAAATCCATCATCACAGATCACTGGAAT ATGAAATTCTTGGGGTTTTACAACTTCTGGAATG AGCACCAGAAGCTACACTCGACGCAAGCCTTCATGCTTGAAAACACTGATCTGAATCTTATAGTGGTGGCATTTAGAGGCACCAATCCATTTGACGCATATGCATGGTGCACAGATGTTGATTTCTCCTGGTACGAGCTTCAAGGCATGGGTAAGATCCACCGTGGATTTATGCACGCCCTAGGCCTACAGAAAAATGGCTGGCCAACTGAAATTGAACCGAACAAGGACCATTTATATGCATACTACGAGATCAGAAGATTGCTGAGGGATATATTGAGCAAGAATGAGAAGGCTAAGTTTATAGTGACAGGGCACAGCTTAGGTGGAGCTCTGGCAATATTGTTTGTGGGTGTTTTAGCTATACACAAGGAGGCTTGGTTGCTGGATAGAATGGAAGGTGTCTACACATTTGGACAGCCAAGAGTTGGGGACAGAGAGTTTGGGAGTTTCATGGAAGATAAGTTGAAAGAGAATGATGTGAGATATTTGAGATATGTTTATTGCAATGATATGGTGCCTAGATTGCCGTACGATGATTCAACTCTCTTTTATAAGCACTTTGGTCCTTGCCTTTACTACAATAGCTTGTATCAAGGGAAG GTTTTGTGGGAAGAGCCGAACAAGAACTACTTCAATTTGTTTTGGGTCATACCTAAGAACTTGAATGCTATGTGGGAGCTAATTAGGAGTTTTATCATCCCTTGCTTGAAAGGCCAAAGCTATATAGAAGGGTGGTTTATGAGAGTGTTTAGGATAATTGGCTTGGCAATTCCAGGACTATCCGCTCATACTCCACAAGATTACGACAATTCTACCCGATTGGGATCCTTGCCTCAACTACAGCTTCACCAAGATTAA